Part of the Mauremys mutica isolate MM-2020 ecotype Southern chromosome 1, ASM2049712v1, whole genome shotgun sequence genome is shown below.
CCCTGGGCTCCGAGTGAGATGAGACAGGCCAAAATACTGTCCCAGCTCTTCTCCAGAGGCCCCACTAAGTTCTGCAGAAgctctcaagaaaaaaaaaattaagagtgaAATTTTCCAAGTGGCCTCATCTCAGCTCCATTTGTGCACTTGAAGCTTTATGGACACAAactcctccccaccacacactctTATTTTGAGCATATCCATCTGTACGCACAGATAGATGCTTGCAGAGGTTGGTACAAATGAGTACAATGCACAAAATACATTTTCTTGCAGGCTAAAGAGCACAACCATTTGGGGAAAAGTTCTGCAGTAATGCAGTAGGGCTCTATTGGAATTATTCTAAACCCTGCATCACTGAACAGAGAATGAAATCCTTTCTAGAGGCTTTTTTTTAACCTGCTTTATAGAATGTTGCTGCAGAGCTATAATGCTCTATTAGATTTTATAAGTTGGTTCGTAAAACTATAGGGAAGTTACCAGTTTCTGTTCCATTCTGTGGAGTTTTCCCCGAAACTAGAAATACACACCCAATTGTTCATGCTTGCAAAGTTGTGCTTTTAATcccaaaataataattaaatagcAAAACAGTTCATTAACACAGGTGGTGGCCTGATGATAGCTCATGCCATTCCAGAACATAGAGTTcaacaaaactcaaacttctggaAACCACAAAATATAGAGTTCAGGTAAATACCCACACCACCTTAATTCTGTCCCCTGGGAGCTGGCAATAGCCACTGGGAATTATCTGCATGCAGAGGCGGATTTACCTTGAAACAGAGGGTGCCCTGGCATGGGCCCCCTAATGACAGGGGGTCCCAGGGACGGGCAGCTGCAGGGGCAAAAGCTTGGTCATGCTggctcctggggctcctgctgcaggctccCACCCACCGacagccaagctccctcctcccccacctcctttccTGAGCATGCCACGTTCCCGCCCCTCCCTGCGCTTCCCCCGCTGCCAGACAGCTGTTTGCCGGTGCTCAGGtcactccaggagggagggggaggagtggggctgcagcacgCTATGGGGAGGAagcggagaaggggtgggggtggggccttggggaagggggtagaaTCAGGTCAGGGAGGAGCAAAGATGGTGCCTCCTGCACTCCTCCTACAcataccccccaaccccctgctgtgagccactcagggcagggggctgggagcactcccatgaccccagcccacacccccagccttgactcctgcacccccccacatctcctccccaccctgagcaccaaacaggagctcctgcagcaccccacacacattcccacctgtaCCCCTCGCACCAAATAGGTGCTGCCCCAGGAAGTgctccaacctcctgcctcaaccctgagccccctcctgcatcctaactcctggccagaccctgcaccccaacccccagcccactcctgcaccctaactccctcccagagcctgcacccccagccctgactcctgcaccccctcacactcccccagccacctgccctccctgactcctgaaTCCCCCTTACACACTtgcagccctgactcctgcaccctctcacacacctccaaccccctgcccaccctgattcctgcacccccccacatccccacctgcacccctcgcaccaaatgggagctgccccaggtaagcgctccacaccccaacccctgtcccagccatgagccccctcctgcatcctaactcctggccagaccctgcatcccaacccccagcctactcctgcaccctaacttcctcccagaccctgcacccccagccctgcaccccctctcgcACCAtaagtcctggccagaccccgcaccccaacgcttttttacattttttttataaagtgctCTTATTCAAAGTGGTTTATAATAGTTAACTAATGGGACAAACAATATTTAGAAAGATCATTAAGGggtccaccgagaccctcagcgattttcaagtggtctgtagaaaaataagttagactacaaaaacaatcaaggtatctcactttattttcatttacttcctattacttataggaggaggatgaagaaaaaagaatgaaaaatggaggCGGGGGAGTATGGGGGGGAAGATAAGACAGAATATTCTTTTttttggctgggtcccaaggagaggcctcaaaaatgaagctgagcacagggccccactaactctaaatccaccactgtcTACATGCGCTCCAGCTGCATTCACTGTGCTAGTCAGAGCCGTATTGAATGGTAGAGGGATACGTTGGAGCAGCTTGAAGGAGCTGTGATTGTGATACGAGGAGGTCTGGGTCTGAGTCCCCCAGTGTGTGATCAAAGGAAGAGGTGCACGTGTGTACTTTGAGGGTCCTGTCAGCATCATTTCAGCACAGAATTGCATCGGTCAGTAGCAGGACACTGGGCTCTTCTTGCCGTGGGTATCATGGGTAGTGAGGTGGGATGTGAGAGCTGTTGGTGGATTTAATGATTGGTAAGGGAAAGCACAGGTTTGGTGGTTTCCTGTGTGCAGGTGTGAAGGGGTTGTAGAAGGGCATGGAGTGGTTATTACATTTTTCAAGTATGGTATTAGGTCAGGGGAGGAAGCTCCGTGTTGGAACATAGGGCAGATGCAGGTAGCACCTGTCCAGTACAGTAAAAAGACACAGCGCAAATGTGTGTGTTATGGTTATATTGGGGCATCACTCAAAGAGGGCGAAGATAAGGTTGTTTGGGTGTTTACCTGAACTCTAGTTCCTGGTTTTCTCAAGtctgagttttgctgaactcagcatgctggaagggcatgagCTATCACTGGCCAACCTGCACTCTGGGGCAATGTATTTTCCCCATTTAATTTCCTAGATTTTTaaacagaaagagaaatgttTGTTGGTAGGAGTTAGTGGCCATTTAGACAGGTGTTCTCACCTAGGTTTGCAGTTGATATGCTACTGTGGCAAGGTAATAATTAAAAGACCCAGCTTTTATATTGTGCAATTCATCAGTAGCTCTCAGAGAACTttacatcattatccccattctacagatgggaaactgatttgccagggtcactcagcaggccagtggcagagctaggaacagtcTAAATACAGTGATGTTTccactaggccagtggttctcaacctttctgggctcaggacccatttgtaaatgtttatgtcCTGTTGCGATCCAGTAAAAAGTCAGGGGGTGGAAGCCCTGGGTGGTCTTGGTTGGGTCCTGGCCCCCTGGTGGGTGGTAGCTCCTGTACTGTGGCTGGCTGGACTTGGCTCTCCACTCCCGGCATTGCAACCTCCAGGGTGGCatcactgctcaggtttggctcCGCCCCCCTGACTGGACCAAATTGGTGAATGGAGTTCtgacctggctcatggggttgcagtgagactcactcaaatttggcctatcGAGGCTCCCATCATCATGACatctgggccaaacctgagtggcactgggaCCCCGGAGGTTgtagtgcctggagcagggaggtgagcccagccagccctgtgggacaggagccacaGGAGCTGCCATGCAACCAACCCTTTGAAACATTCCCAATTTTGGAAAATCCTGCACTAGGCCACCTGGTTGCTATGCAGTTCCTCGGTGCTTCTTCCCCCTCGCATATTGTGTTCCAGTGGAATGAGGATAGCCTTTGCAATGTGTAGTTGCTAACAGTGCTGGTGAGAGAAATCTCATCCACGGTCTATGTCCCAAAACCTTGACAGTTTTACTACGTTTGCTACAGTAACTAAGTGTGGGAGAGAAGACTAGTGTGTGTCTCCTTCTTCGCCCCCAAACCTaggggttgccaggcatccggtttttgactggaacacccagtcgaaaagggaccttgGCAGTTCcgatcagcactgctgaccgggccattaaaagtgcagtcggcagtgcagtggggctaaggcaggctccttgtctGCTCTGCTTCTGCACAGTTCCCGGAAACAactggcatgtccctgcggccccgaAGCACAGGGGCGATCAGGGAAGatccacacgctgcccctgccccgagcaccagctctgcagttcccattggctgggaactgtgtccaatgggagctgtggaggtggtgcctgtgggtgggGCAGTGCGCATTGCACAGAGCTGCTTAGCcgtgcctctgcctaggggctGGACATGGCAGCTGCTTTGGGGAgcactgcagagccagggcaggcagagagcccgCCTTACCCccgctgtgccgctgactgggatccgcctgaggtaagcaccacccggccagagcccgcaccccgaacctcctgccccaggttggaaccgccccccccccgcaccctaactccctcccagaccccgcacccccactcTCCCCCATCCCACATAGGGATGATGTATATCTTAGCTAATTGTGTTCCggatttcagatgtttaaatctgTTACCCTTcatccctcccagcccagctcatgTGGAGAGACAGGTAAAGGGGCCCAGACACCCCACCAGGCTCAGGGTCCCCAGATCCCAGGACACACAGCAGgtagggagtggagcagggctcccTCCGATCCCAGCACACATACAGAAGGGaagcccccttcccccaactTCCTCCACTACTCCCGATTGCTCCTGTCTTCTCCCCTCGCCCATCACACATTCCCATTTATCCTCCTCCCCATAATATCTCACTGCAGACCCAAACCCCTCTGCCACTTATCACGACCTActcttccacccctcccctcccagggggtATTTGCATTTATAATTTATTTGCTTTTCAAATATAGCTTCATCATCTCCTgaatattctgctgctctcagatTACATTTCTCAAAAAACATAACAAAATTTGAGAGACAGCTTTTCCCCAAATGTTTACAGTTCAGTCTCAGATTTCTGTCCAGGGTAGGTTTCAAACTTCAAAGTTGCAAGCTCAGAGAGTTGTCAAGTAGTCCATTCATCTTACTGAGATGTTCTCAGATGAAAGAGAATACTCAATGGGAACGaatacagcctgaaacaataattCAGAGACACGTGAACTGCTCCATGGCAGTAGGTGTTCCCTTCGTCCCGCCAGGACTTTCTGATGTGCATCAAGCAGTGTGGTTTTGGTACATGCTCCAAGTATGACTGTTCTAAGCTCCCCACATCCTGATTCACATAGGGGAGGGGGTAGGaagaggggctcagaccctctagcagaacccctcccccccagcacctggcaCACATGGGGAGTTAGCTCACCAAAGATAGGCAGCCCCCCACCAACTCCCCTGATCCTGGCACACAGAGACGCAGGGCTCAGATACcacggcgggggcgggggggcagggagcaccaGATCCCAGCTCACATGGGGGTAAGGAGAGGGGCtgaaactccctcccctcccacatcaaggcacacacacacaaagtaagGAAGAATGTGGGGCTGACAGGAGCCCCTGCCCCTATGCTCCCCCAATCCCTATGCTGCTTACCCCCATGTCCTCTTTCCAAGATCCCGCCCCCAAGCCCTTACCTCCCCTATCACTCATCCCCCTTCCCTCAATGCAGCTCCCAAACCCTCTCACCCCATTCACTGCGCTCCTCCACCCCCGAAcatgcccctcccctgccagcaaGCATTCACATTCCCCTGAAATAAAAGAAAACCCAGACAGATTTTAGCAATTTGCCTCCCAACTTTTCCCAGATTTCTGCCCAAGGTTGGACTAATCTGACATGGGCTGGGTGGAGTGTCTGAAGAGCATTGTGTTAGCTCGAAAACTcatctccctcaccaacagaagttggtccaaagatattacctcatccaccttgtctctctaatgggcTGGGAGGGTCACCTTCAAAGATTTACTGCTTATCTCTTTGACTATCATGGGAAAGTTTGAAGGCTATCAAACCTGAGAACCCAACTCCTCTGTCTGTGCATGCTCAGTGTAATCTATTATGCTCAAGAACAAACACAGGAAGCTTGGGACAAGTCTAACAGGAAAAGCAAAAAGTTTTTCAGACAACATTTTAATTTGACTTCCCTCAAAGGGTAATGGGTGCCACTCGCTCCGTTGGGGTAACCCAAGCACAGGAGACCCTGGTGGGATGATAGGAGCCCTGGTTGGAGCTCTAGCCATGAGAAAAAAGTTGCCAGAATCTTTCAACTTTAAGATAAGCTGTTTTTCTGAGGCTGCATCTTGGGAACCTCTTGCTCaaatggctgtgaatttggaTCACTAACAGAGTGTTGTGCCCCCAGGAGGCACACCAGATTTCAAGGCAATCATAACCAtgtagattttagagcacttagaagaGTTGAGCTTTACACAGAAAGCTGGTCTTAACCTCAAGTATAGCAGAGCTGCTGGGCTTCCCTCCCTTCCCTACTAGCCACAAAAGGGCCATGCTCCCTAATCAAAAGTCAGGCAGGGCCACTATTGGGTTGGGTGTGGCCATATCTCTTTTCCCTTGGGAGCTTATGCCTCTGTGCTGACTCAACCCCACACTCTCTTCTCAGAAACTGTCATGCATAATTTCATGTCTCTCTGAGCACGTCAGAGGCTTCCGGGGAGGGGGTAAGATATGCTGTTTTCCTGTTCTCTTCACCCTTCTGCTTCTAAGTTTCtgtgcagcaggggtggggggaaggaggggaaaattCCCCGTGAATGTCACAGATAAGCCATCCCTGCATACTGATGCTGGCTCCATGACTGTGCTCCTCTCAGTATCAGCAGCAGCTAGGGTGAGAGATCATCAGGGGCCTTTCAGCTCCCAGGCAGAACACTTAGTTAATTAATTAGAGTGAAGTTTGCTGCAATAAGTCACAAACATTAAAATACTAAGAATGCTATAGGTGAAAGAATCTATCCATGAAAGAGTTTGGAAGTGACAAGATAAGGTAGCAAGTATGAGGCATGGACTAGTCTTATAGtttaaaccagggatcggcaacctttggcccgcggcctgTCAggataagccccctggcgggccaggccagtttgtttatctgccgcgtccacaggtttggccaatcgcggctcccactggctgcgattcaccatcccaggtcaatgggggctgcgggaagcagcacgggctgagggatgtgctggccgtagcttcccaccacccccgttggcctgggatggcgaatcgcagccagtgggagccgcgatcggccaaacctgcggacgcggcagataaacaaaccggcctggcctgccagtgtaagcaccctggcaggccgtgtgccaaaggttgccgatccctagtTTAAACATTCTCAAATGAGACTCCATACATCAGAAATTCCCTTAGCCCTGATCCCAAAGCCTGACTGCCACAAACACAATGCTTCAGTATGCAATCTAGAAAGAAAGCTTCAAAAGACTTAAAATAGCAACAGGTGCATATGTTTAAGTGTGTAAACGAGGGGGCCAGAGACATGAGAGGCTAAAAAGggtcatttttaaattaattataacTTCAGTATCATTTCATTAAATGACTTGAAATGTGAGGGGGCCGGGGGGACACCCCCACCATCCTAACAGCAATCAGAAAAAGTGCTGgtgaaaatctttttattttcctaaaCTAACGTGGGGTGAAGATTGGGCTTGTAATGGAACTGAAACAGGGTCAGCTGCACTCCCTCATGGGCAGAGGCCATTCTGCAGCACCATGCTGCTGTTCCCCCTGCTTCAGTGACATCTTAAACACCACACACCTAGACCAAAGAGAACTTAAAATATTCCCCTCCTGGTATTCAGTTtgtttatatggaatatgggagttgggtgagaagctatttcagcatatttatgacttattaaaagacaaattttaagtagaactgtatcctaaactgcATTATGGTATTGTACCCATACATTGCATTTCAATAGGAGATTCAACTTCCTTTATGGGAacagaacagactcctgaaactcttaccacaaaagtggtccatactcatgcaaatagtcccattgtcttcagtgggatggATCAAATGATTTTCAGGATTAGGTTCCAaatttgtaaattgttctggatgaaactgacaatgcctgagctgtcaaatcagaaggagcttcattcaaataaaggtgggcagatgtATCATAAGTCTTAGCTCCGTTgctaagatgaggaacatattttcagcaaagttcttggcaggtttctgaggcagctggtttaaagcCATCAGTGTCCGGCATCATAATCTTCACTTAtagttctctcacccacaaagctggaaaatggggcatctgttttctttgttttgctgctccagttccagttaacaaaatgcatgttagactagtttggctgcaaagaagaattctatGTACACTAGGGACAACACCTGATCCCCatcaggctgcagaactgggctgacatcagaatccaaacatcctctggtcagtgcaagcagaggcagtcctctaatgatttggacttgatgtgatgcagtatgaatgtcatggataattcagaccaagggggagaaacagaataaaaacactgtttaaacaccttccgttcccccccccccacacaccccttccctcttgaggactcctgaccaatgtagcagcacaatacatatgctaacaaacttaaacaaagctCCTTGAAGGAGCAGAGCGCAGCCACCCCCCTCCAGAGGGGAAGGGGCTAGCTCCAAGTCTTTCCGGTACCCCATACCTGCTAAACATTTCTTGCCAGTACTGTGTACACCCTACTTGCACTCCTGCGCTGAGACCTTAACTACAGAGGCAGCTGCCTCTCCATCACCTGTAGATGGGAGGGGTTTGTGCATGAGAGAGGCTTGCCAGCTAGAGAAATGAACACTGAAGGGGTGGTGGCAGCTGCATGGGAGGCATTGGCAGCTCTcttacagtatgtctacactgcaattaaaaacccatggctggcccgtgccagctgactcgggctcaggctaagaggctgtttaattgtagcttagcaggagctctgggaccctcccaccgcactgggtcctagagcccaggcgcCTGCCAGAGCCCAGATGTCCAAACCACAATTGAATAGTCTCTGTGCcccagtcagctggcatgggccagccatgagtTTTtaattatagtgtagacatgcctggGAGGGCTTGTTAGTATGAGTGTCCACACTCAGGCTACCTTAAACTGGTTCAGGTGAGGCGGTTTGGCAGATGACAGCTCCCTCAGCTGGGCAAGTTCCTTAGTGTGTTGGCTGATGGTCCCCTTTTACACACCCCCAGCCATGCCTCCTTCATCCAAAACCCCCATAGTAGGAGAGGGTCGCACATAGCTTTCATAGGCCAAGCTTATTTCACCCACCAtccctccattccccccacaAGCTCCCAGTGGGCCACCTTCCCATCCTCCTCTATTTCAGGAACTCCCTGCAACTCCCCCTAATCTCTCCCCActaggggctctgtgtgccctcATGCTAGCATCCTCCAGTCTTCCCCCATCCACCAGGGATTCTGTGTGCCCCCATGACCCCTTTTCCCTCCTGCCAAAGAAGGGTCCCCCATTCTCTCTACCATGCCAGGGGTTCTGTTCCCcccactttcccctcccctcacagcaaggtcccatgccaggggctctgtgtgtcttCCCTCTCTTCTCCTGCCACAAAGCACCTGTCTTCCCTTCCCCGCCCATTGTAAGGGAGGGTTGGACAGCCGGTGCCCTCTCTCCCTCAGCTGGAGCAGGCTTTGAGGAGGCAGGACTTTAGGAAGGATTAAGGGATGAAGAAAgccttcttctctctcctctccctctggcttcccctgctggctgcctgtCCACCCCACTGGGAGAGCAATTATTCCTCTTCTGTATTCAGGGTGTCAAGATGTGAAACGCTGATGGGAGGGTGAGCAGGGGTATTGTCATGCTGCAAAATGGTATTGGGTGCTACCCACAGGTGTCAGATGCTCCAAGTGTTCCCCATTGTCCCTCTATAGATGGTTCTGATCATCCCCAGAATCAACAGAGGTCTGGCCATTGAGGCCAGGAACATTCCCCTAAATGCTGGCCTGGATCAGAGGTGGTGTTCAAAAGTTATTGTGTTACAGATAAACAAACCAAGAAATGCTGTTGAGTGTAAGGCCTTGCAATCTCAGCCAACTACCCTTCCCCAGAAATGTCCTCCACCCACTTTACCCCATTCTCCTCTCACCCCCAAAAGACACCCTCCTTGCTCTGCAGAGCCTCACCCAGCAATCCAGAGACTCCAATCTCTGTCCCCGCATAGTGCCCCATGGTGTCCCCTCCCCTCCGACGTGCTCCTCTCGTCCTGCAGTGATGCCCCAGAGGTTTGCAGCCAGCAGAAGAAGCAGAGCTAGTAGCTAGGGCCGGGGCTTTCGCTACACTAGAGAAGGCAGCATTGCAGTCTATTGTTCCACCGCTCCCAGAGCTCCAGCTGTGTCAGTGTGATGCATGCGTCCAATTCAGGCTAGCCCAGATCTTACCCCCACAACAGCTGGGGGTAAGTTACCTCAAGTGCTGCCTCCTGAGCAATCGTCTGACTCTCTTTTGAGCATGGCTGCGAGGTGTTCTTCCGCAGGTTGGGAGGGAAACTGTCAGTGTAACCTGGCTAATGCAGACATGGTCTCTGGAAGGCGGGAAAGGCAGAATTCCTCCTTGTCACACCTCTCCCACATGTCACTGGGAGCACAAGAATAGTTTGGCAGCTGGGGTGAAGGTTGAGGGCCTTGTCccgagggtggggaggggatctgACAGCTGAATGGTTGTTGGAGCTGCCTGCTGACAATAAAGGGAGTGCCCTCTGGTGACATCCACTGGCCCTTTACCCCCCTCCTTCACTGGAGCACCCCCACCTCCATCTTGCATGTGCTCCTGCAGGATGATGTCATGAAGGGTAGCTCAGCCAGGAGCTATACAACCCACCCTGGCTTGTGCATTATTaatcaggtttttttccccttgtagAAAACCTGGACTGTGTCATTTCCTGTGAAAGCCAGGCCTGTAAGGGACCGAAACTGCCAGAAGATGATCTCGTACTGGCCACATGCCCACATGTGAATGGCGCCCTGAAGCATgctgggccagcaggaagaggagaTTTCTCAAAGAGGAAGCCAGTCTTCCaaggtgggacaggaagtgatgTCATTGAGCTCTCTGGTCTCTCTGCCAGAAACGAAGAACGTGACCATGGCTTTCCACTGCCAGCAACAGAGCTGGGGGCCACTGTCCTGGTGACCACAAAGACCATTCAGAATAACTGCCTCACTGAGGAGAGACCATGACAGCAGGCAAAATAGGGCTGGCTCTAGCCGGTTGCCCACTGAAAGTGACAAAAATCCCTTCATTTGGGTGGAGACTTTTACCAGCCTCCTATGccttttgccttttatatttccCCTTTCAAACATGGTGGTTAAAGCCAGGAAGTCCCAGTTACTCCCCTAACCAGTGGAGGATACCTGAGTCAATTGTATTGTCCCTGGTCCGTGAGCTCTGTAGCTGGAGAAGCTAGATGAGAGATGGCACGTGAGGAAAAGTGATTGTTCAGAGCCAACATACCAACTGCATGATTGCTGCACCGCCAGGCACTGGCGAACTAGCGTCCATATTTAAAGGGGATGGGGTGTGTTGTGTGGGTGCGGAGAGGGAGTCCTAGGGAGAGTGGGAAGGGTAAAAAGGAAGAATAGAGTGAAAGTTTAAATGGAAGGTGGGGTTTctgtaggccctgatcctgcacaactgaaatcaatgggggttTTGCCATTGGCGTCAATGGGAGCGGGGTTGGGTCCTTAGCACTGGTACAATGCTATGTTCTGTGGGGCCCTGTGCAAAATAACATAGGCCGGGCCCCATCCAGCTTCCATTCAACTTACAATCAAGTCCTCCAAGCATCAGAGGGCCcataacatacacacacagacacctccTTCCTGTGAC
Proteins encoded:
- the TNFRSF13C gene encoding tumor necrosis factor receptor superfamily member 13C produces the protein MARGSLDRHQDTACFLPQCFDPLIKRCVRCADLPGHSEEDTIPSTACHTSVAPTSTQAPAPGPGLIFGIPALVGLVLVLAALCGLLTCKVRRRRQRKRRSPDEKPKENLDCVISCESQACKGPKLPEDDLVLATCPHVNGALKHAGPAGRGDFSKRKPVFQGGTGSDVIELSGLSARNEERDHGFPLPATELGATVLVTTKTIQNNCLTEERP